One region of Brachybacterium saurashtrense genomic DNA includes:
- a CDS encoding HNH endonuclease: protein MWSEGDELKLRKEAMQWLAAWTNDGLDAISYADLGDFHFCGEAFALKDRQLGVRKPAGMDSALSIATAYRAPGRERPYDDVLGRDGLMRYKWDGDDPNKYTNRGLRSAMSEKRPLIWFWGVAPAMYKPIFPVYVVAEEPEDKQFVIATDGLQNIESTGQDVDEVTKRYVLQETRRRLHQPVFRGLVMQAYGTRCSICRLRHSTLLDAAHIIPDADPGGVAAVRNGIALCKIHHAAYNSGIIGISPDYVLGVREDVLKEIDGPMLEFGLKGLHGDRLKVLPSSKKERPDRELLEHQYRRFEAGSVPRALRVDFLHSKGWDG, encoded by the coding sequence ATGTGGTCTGAGGGTGACGAGTTGAAGCTTCGCAAAGAAGCTATGCAATGGCTCGCCGCGTGGACAAACGACGGGCTCGACGCGATTTCATACGCCGACCTCGGTGACTTCCATTTTTGCGGCGAAGCGTTCGCGCTAAAAGATCGACAGCTTGGCGTTAGGAAGCCGGCCGGCATGGACAGCGCATTGTCTATTGCCACTGCATACCGAGCGCCGGGCAGAGAGCGTCCTTATGATGATGTTCTCGGTCGTGATGGTCTCATGCGGTACAAATGGGACGGAGATGATCCCAATAAGTATACGAACCGCGGACTTCGCTCTGCAATGAGTGAGAAGCGCCCGCTTATATGGTTTTGGGGTGTTGCTCCAGCGATGTACAAGCCAATATTTCCGGTTTATGTCGTCGCAGAGGAGCCAGAAGACAAGCAGTTCGTCATTGCCACTGACGGGCTTCAGAACATCGAGTCGACGGGGCAAGATGTCGATGAGGTGACAAAGAGGTACGTGCTCCAGGAGACGCGCAGGCGTCTGCATCAGCCGGTTTTCCGCGGGCTAGTGATGCAAGCGTACGGAACTCGCTGCTCGATCTGCAGGCTGCGGCACTCGACGCTTCTGGATGCCGCCCATATCATCCCAGATGCCGACCCTGGTGGGGTTGCGGCGGTGCGAAACGGTATAGCGCTGTGCAAAATTCATCATGCTGCTTACAACTCAGGCATAATTGGCATTTCGCCCGACTATGTGCTCGGGGTGCGTGAAGATGTTTTGAAGGAAATTGACGGACCGATGCTCGAGTTTGGCCTTAAGGGCCTTCATGGAGATAGGCTGAAGGTGTTGCCTTCGTCAAAGAAGGAGCGCCCGGATCGAGAGCTACTGGAGCACCAGTATCGGCGGTTCGAGGCTGGCTCTGTGCCCCGAGCGCTCCGTGTGGATTTTTTGCACTCTAAGGGTTGGGATGGATAG
- a CDS encoding DUF3427 domain-containing protein — protein sequence MESKQALDPGLYELLITTGLAESVQSAEERGFLTPTEDVDDEDVAHVLTQHVARTVEQALIAAPREDRIALANRLLQTLPEAPMDPSVSPGPRLLTSVSTPDAPRVPRPSTPLSDVALFTNSRMDPQLGSELRLEMASADRIDLLCAFAQWSGIRVLESALREAAERGVPIRVLTTTYIGATDRKALDHFVRSLNAEVRVNYDAQSTHLHAKAWMFHRSSGYTTAYVGSSNMSRAALVDGLEWNVRLSRLATPSLVDKFESTFETYWDDAAFAPYDPDEDAEYLDALLEKNSGRSSSPSLSISHLDVRPYPHQIEMLDDLAAEREVHDRHKNLVVAATGTGKTVVAALDYKRLRSSEADQPTILFIAHRKEILEQSLRTYRDVLKDGAFGELFVGGHKPVRRRHVFASIQSLQQAGELERWARDHFDIIVIDEFHHAEAATYRKVLEYFTPRELLGLTATPERADGIDVAHAFFEGRIASELRLWDALSADLLVPFHYFGLADGVDLSGVRFTRGAYNITQLNSLYTGNDARAGKVLQALRDKVTDPSRMKALGFCVSVEHAHYMAEVFRRAGLPSLALTGDSGSDERQEGLAKLRRGDIVCLFAVDLFNEGLDIPMVDTVLMLRPTQSATIFLQQLGRGLRRAENKAVLTVLDFVGLQHTNFRFDLKYRALTGLSRNKLERSIRDGFPFLPPGTQIVFDRVAQDIVLKNVKKQLKLSTRDLVADVRQHKPEDASPSNYALGTYLDAAERSLADVYGPGTRSLSGEKRSASWSTLVDWAFPATREETRSETADSLLRRVGTLTHVDDPERIRAYRRLLTEPTLPAGVDTDLYAAMLVFSFWPSGEHSVRTGLEQLRAHPAVVEELLHVLEYQDQSSRVRPARLSGSAAQSPLRSHARYSREELLAGLGLGTLDTGAPGSIREGVKWLPGTSVDALLVTLKKSEADYSPTTMYRDFAINQDLFHWESQSTTSVESRTGQRYINHAARGSSVVLFVRRAKTGDIGTEPYTCLGTAQFQQATGSRPMQIVWRLDRAMPAELFMEARAVA from the coding sequence ATGGAGAGCAAGCAGGCACTTGACCCCGGGCTCTACGAGCTGCTTATCACCACTGGGCTGGCGGAGTCGGTGCAGAGCGCGGAGGAAAGAGGCTTCCTCACGCCGACGGAGGATGTGGACGATGAAGACGTCGCCCACGTTCTCACGCAGCACGTCGCGCGGACTGTCGAGCAGGCCCTGATCGCCGCGCCGCGCGAGGACCGTATCGCCCTTGCGAACCGGCTGTTGCAGACCTTGCCGGAAGCACCAATGGATCCGTCGGTCTCCCCGGGTCCGCGGCTCCTCACGTCGGTGAGCACACCAGACGCTCCCCGCGTGCCGCGGCCGTCCACACCGCTCAGCGACGTCGCGCTCTTCACAAACTCACGGATGGATCCGCAGCTGGGATCGGAGTTGCGCCTTGAGATGGCGAGCGCTGATCGCATCGATCTGCTGTGCGCGTTCGCGCAGTGGAGCGGGATACGGGTACTGGAATCCGCCCTCCGGGAGGCCGCCGAGCGCGGCGTGCCGATCAGAGTGCTCACCACTACGTATATCGGCGCTACCGACCGCAAAGCGCTGGACCACTTCGTGCGGTCGCTGAACGCCGAAGTGCGGGTCAACTACGACGCCCAATCCACGCACCTGCACGCCAAGGCGTGGATGTTCCATCGGTCCAGCGGCTACACCACCGCGTACGTAGGCAGTTCAAATATGAGCAGGGCGGCGCTCGTGGACGGCCTGGAGTGGAACGTACGCCTGTCGCGCCTCGCCACGCCGAGCCTCGTGGACAAGTTCGAGTCGACCTTCGAGACGTACTGGGACGATGCCGCATTCGCTCCATACGACCCCGACGAAGATGCCGAGTATCTGGATGCCCTGCTCGAGAAGAACAGCGGCCGCTCCTCGTCTCCGAGCCTGTCCATCAGCCATCTCGATGTGCGCCCGTACCCGCATCAGATCGAGATGCTGGATGACCTCGCCGCCGAGCGCGAGGTGCACGACCGCCACAAGAACCTCGTGGTCGCAGCGACCGGCACCGGGAAGACGGTGGTCGCGGCGCTGGACTACAAGCGACTGCGCTCGTCGGAGGCTGATCAGCCGACAATCCTCTTCATCGCGCACCGCAAAGAGATCCTTGAGCAGTCACTACGGACCTACCGCGACGTTCTGAAGGACGGTGCATTTGGCGAGCTTTTCGTCGGCGGCCACAAGCCCGTGCGCCGCCGCCATGTGTTCGCGTCGATTCAATCGCTACAGCAGGCGGGTGAGCTGGAGCGATGGGCTCGCGATCACTTCGACATCATCGTGATCGACGAGTTCCATCACGCGGAGGCTGCGACGTACCGCAAGGTTCTCGAGTACTTCACGCCTCGTGAGCTTCTTGGACTCACCGCCACGCCGGAGCGCGCCGATGGCATCGACGTTGCTCATGCCTTCTTCGAGGGACGGATCGCCAGCGAGCTACGGCTCTGGGACGCGCTCAGCGCGGATCTCCTAGTCCCCTTCCACTACTTCGGCCTCGCGGACGGTGTGGACCTCAGTGGGGTGCGATTCACCCGCGGCGCTTACAACATCACCCAGCTGAACTCCCTGTACACCGGCAATGATGCGCGGGCCGGCAAGGTGCTCCAGGCGCTGCGCGACAAGGTGACTGACCCCAGCCGCATGAAGGCACTCGGGTTCTGTGTCAGCGTCGAGCACGCGCACTACATGGCGGAGGTGTTCCGCCGTGCTGGCCTCCCCTCGCTGGCTCTCACGGGAGACTCCGGCTCCGACGAACGGCAGGAGGGCCTCGCAAAGTTGCGCCGCGGCGACATCGTCTGCCTGTTCGCCGTCGATCTCTTCAATGAAGGTCTCGATATCCCCATGGTCGATACCGTGCTGATGCTCCGACCCACCCAGTCAGCGACAATCTTCCTGCAACAGCTTGGGCGCGGGCTCCGCCGAGCGGAGAACAAGGCGGTACTGACAGTGCTCGACTTCGTCGGACTCCAGCACACGAACTTCCGCTTTGACCTGAAGTACCGGGCACTGACGGGCCTGTCGAGGAACAAACTCGAGCGCAGCATCCGCGACGGCTTCCCGTTCCTCCCTCCGGGCACGCAGATCGTGTTCGATCGCGTCGCGCAGGACATCGTGCTCAAGAACGTGAAGAAGCAACTGAAACTCTCGACGAGGGATCTGGTCGCAGATGTCCGCCAGCACAAGCCCGAGGATGCCTCACCGAGCAACTACGCCCTGGGCACCTACCTCGATGCGGCAGAGCGGTCTCTCGCAGACGTATACGGGCCGGGGACGCGCAGCCTAAGCGGAGAGAAGCGCTCGGCAAGCTGGTCCACGCTCGTGGACTGGGCCTTCCCCGCCACCCGAGAGGAGACGCGTTCGGAGACTGCCGACTCTCTCTTGCGCCGGGTCGGCACCCTGACTCACGTCGACGATCCCGAGCGGATCCGGGCGTACCGCCGGCTCCTCACCGAGCCCACTCTTCCGGCCGGAGTCGACACCGACCTCTATGCCGCAATGCTCGTGTTCTCCTTCTGGCCCTCCGGGGAGCACAGTGTTCGCACCGGCCTCGAGCAGCTCCGGGCACATCCTGCAGTGGTAGAGGAACTGCTCCACGTGCTGGAGTACCAGGACCAGTCGTCTCGGGTTCGTCCGGCACGGCTGTCAGGCTCCGCAGCGCAGTCACCGCTGCGATCGCACGCCCGGTACTCCCGGGAGGAGCTGCTCGCCGGACTGGGCCTTGGCACCCTAGACACTGGAGCGCCCGGCTCAATTCGCGAAGGGGTGAAGTGGTTGCCGGGCACGAGCGTGGACGCTCTGCTCGTGACGCTGAAGAAGTCCGAAGCGGACTACTCCCCCACGACCATGTATCGCGACTTCGCGATCAACCAGGACCTCTTCCACTGGGAGTCGCAGAGCACGACGAGCGTGGAGAGTCGCACCGGTCAGAGGTACATCAACCACGCCGCCCGCGGATCGAGCGTGGTTCTCTTCGTAAGGCGTGCGAAAACGGGCGACATCGGCACCGAGCCCTACACCTGCCTCGGGACAGCACAGTTCCAGCAGGCGACGGGGTCGCGACCGATGCAGATCGTGTGGCGATTGGATCGGGCGATGCCAGCCGAACTGTTCATGGAGGCTCGAGCGGTGGCATAG